The genomic window tatatcacttttaccgaaacaatggcttcctccataaccccaaagattgggtttagctcatcatgatgttggaaacacgctcaaaagttgatttcattgctcaaagtaggtgtacaaatgatgaaatggagaaaatgatgaaaattgggtgtttgcaacgtttataattgtttcaaaacactgttacaaagaacgatagaaaagaattgttgttgttgtaactctgcgaccctcgtgtggctgtcgttgtcactgttgataaacgactgcctctggtggtcttttgttcttcgtgttcttggtgcagcagcagaaatagagttctgaaaactcttgattcacgcctcctgagctctcctctcgaccccaaactctccgtcccctttCTATGTGATATCATAAGCCTATATATACCCACAGAGGCCTTCGAATATCACCCATTACTCCAAATAATCCTCATAACTCCGGTagcaaagaaaatattctcgggaatattttcttccctttttcttctcctgcacgtgTCTGGATACGTGCATAGAATCtttgtttaactccttcacgtttcTGAAGCAACCAACGCGTGCGGTACACGTCcaaactcgctgtaatcccgtgactgTCTCCCTTGTGAACACGGTTGCCCTGTTTAGCTTCAATCCGACGATGCAGCCAATTCCAATCGAAacaatcaaccataccacgcctgttacgctCCGTAAAGTCATCCCGtgcaaattcagccattgagtctcactgcagctcctccaaatccgAAGAAGAGTATGTTGCAggtgaaaaaaaatatttcccgccaaaaaaattaattcaaaCGAGGGAgaagggtgttgtggacaaaaatgggctacatatagccgtgggtgacacttagcaaaaatgggggtccgtatagcaattgtcctccggggtgctccgagcaacttttcgagccgaattttccaacaatatttatttcccaaaaaatacctacaaacacacaaaacaccataataagtacgaaatcgagtactaataatacagaacattgaggacaaattagacacataaatgcgtctatcagtggcCAATCCAACTATTCCAGATGCGCGCAGAATTGAAATGTGTGCATCTCCTTGTAAGAAAATGCTCGCCACATTGTAGGTGTCTCATTGAATAAAAGTATGAATGATTATATGAAAATATGAGAAAATATGTAAATTATATACGTACCatattaaaagatttattgcgaCTTCTTTTATGAAGTGATTTGGATGTCCACTGGCTATGTTGATGTTTTCCAGCGGTGATGACTAGTGTAGTTGCCTTAGCGTCTCGGCTTGACTCAGTAACTATATTTGTCTGCGGGACTGGAATGCACCAGTTGAATCAAAACTTGATTGAAGACAGTTGCCATGGAACTGTATTTCAGCAGCTGCGATTAGCTGaactgcaacagttataagtaaaACTGGACTGAAGCAGTTGCTGAGAAACTGAACTACAGAAGTTCGATCATATTGGACTGAAGCagttgtgaggaaaactgtactaAAATAGTTTGGAGGAAAACCAGACTACAAaatttcgatcaactggactataGTAATTATACGGAAAAGGACtgcagcagttcgatcaactggactgcagtatttgctgcggaactggactacaacagcTCGATCAACTGAACTGTAACAGTTATGATCATCACCGAACATACGTGTCTTGAGATTTGAAAATCTACACAACAAGCACGAACTTTTCATGTTGTGGACTTAAATCGACACAACATCAATCTTTGAGGATTTCGTTATGGCTTCATATGGTGATTTAAAATGCGCCCCTCTTCGATGTCGCCGCTCCAatctcaaaaataatttttctttaaaCGTTGAAATTGCTCCCTCATGTTGTCGGAAATTAACACGCGAtcgcaacgagccaaaaatcaccaaATTCAGACGTGGGATAAAGAAGATATCAAGGAAGCAAAATTGAAGACCAAGCCCAAGAAGAAGAGGAGTGTGCTCAAGCCCAACCGCAAGGCAAATCAGtatggggtggaaataaccagtCGCATCGAAGCTTGATGTACCGCGAAGCATAGGATCACCAATTAGGCTCCCAGACGAAATCTGGTATGGCCGCCGGACTTTGCCGTCGCCGGAGAAGTTTCTGCGTAGTGACGACGTGACACCTTGCTGACATGGCACAAAGGCTACACACTCTTCTACTGATGTGGCAGTTTGCTTATGTGGCAAGCGAGCTTCATCCCATTTTCGCTGACGTGGCACCTTGCTGATGTGGCATGTTGACACGTCAGCACCCTGATTGCATGACATGTCACGTTAGCACATTGGTGACGTGGCACATTGACGTGTCATATCTTTGATGATGTGGCATGTTGACACGTCAGCTTCCTGCTGACGGGACTTAACTTTGCTGACATGTCTTGCTGACGTGGCAAGATGTGGTGACACCCTTTGTGCTGACGTGGCGTGATGACGTGTCTCTCAATGCTGACTGGACATGTTGTTGAAATGGCACCTTATAAATGGCCGAAGTTGCTGACGTGACGGCCACTGACCGGACCAATTGCTGACATGGCAACTGACGTGGGTGACAGTCGTCTAACGTGAGTGATATTCACCTCTGATATAAGTGAGACAAACTGAACAAGGGTGTAAGAAACCACTGACGAGGGTGACAGTAATTTAAAGTGGGTGAACACTACCCTGACGTGGGTGATGGGAATTTAATGTAGGTGAACGAACCCCTGAAGTGGGTGAAGGATCTTTTTGCCGGCTCTGTCTGTCGACCCCATATTTTTTTGAAGGCTTTTCGCAACGCTTTTTGTGAACTGTGGCCTTTTATCCTGAAACTTCTGCAACGTTTGGTGGAGTTGTTATCTTTTCTACGAACCTTTTACATCAGTTCACTGTGTGTGGTCTTTTCTCCTTAAACTTTCAGCAACATTTTTCTTGGATTGTTGCCGTCTCTCAcgaactttttcttaggcaatataTTACACCTTTTGTGATATTTTCTCGAACTTTCTGCGATGCTTTCCTGGACGGATTTCCTAGGGTTTTTACCTCCCGTTTCTGTCGTACGTGCTGTTGGTGCAGGTAACTAATGGATGCATTCAGAGAAGGGTAGGCTGGCAATAGTTTTGATGATGCTTTCACTCCATCTTTTGTTGCGGACCGAACGTCCTGGCAACAATTTCTTAGAACTTTGTGGTGATGCAATTTCAGTGGTTTCCGGAGGTGATAGTTTTAGCAAACCTCGAACTGcaaagctggactgcagcagctgcgatcaattGGATTGCAGTATCTGCGATTAACTGGacagcagcagctgcgatcaactggactgcaacaATTTCAATCAAACTGTACTGCAacagttacgatcaactggactacAACAACGATTTTTGACGACGTTCAAACTGCTTTTTCACGGACACGATTTAGAAGCTTTCTGTACTACTTTTCTCAACTGGAAAACACGATTCTTTTTCTCGTAatcccttagtcggcgccaatgtttgtacccaaaaatatTTCTAGGCACAAAACGCGATTAAACTGGTGTTGATGAGGAAAACAGGGTTAAAAACATGAAATAACATAAAGATGAGAtacacgaatttaacgtggttcggcatggtttgcctacatccacggacaaatccccttggggagtgatattttattgatattagaATTACAGTCGATTTTTTCTCTCTTAGCTCTTCCCCCCTTCTAAGGGTTATAATTCCCCTTATTTATACAGTTGCAAATTAGGTTCTTACCCTAATTTCATGGTAGGCATAAATTGTATTaagtttccctgcatgcctcctacATGCCTCCTTCCGTGCATAACTCCTGGCATTAATCTTCCATGCATAACTCCTGGCATTAACCTGTCATGCATAACTCCTGGTATTAACCTTCCCTACATGCCTCCTTTATGCTGTTGAGTGTGCCCGTCAAGCTTTGCATGGTGTAACCTGCTGGCAGACTGCCTTGACTAGTTGACATGGATGGAAACTGGATGGAAGATGGCTGGCAACACAACTAGCAGCAAGGCTGGAAACTAGTTTGCAGCACTGCTGGCGATCTGGATGGAAACTAGCTGGCTGCACTGCTGGCAATCTGGATGGAGAACTTCGCCTGTGCTCAAGGCTGGACAACATGGCCGGGGGACATGCCTGGGGAGATGGCCGGGGGACATGCCCGCAACTGGTTGGTAGCATCGCTGACAACATGACTGGAAATTGGCTAAAAACGCAATTTGCAACTTGACTTCGACAGTTGACCGgcggttgactttgaccattgaccgcgGGCGTTGATTTCATGGATCACTGGATTAGCTGGTAGCTACTTCAGTCGGTAGGCTGGTGGCAGGCTTGGATGAGGGCCAAAAGGTGACTTAAGTAGCAATATGTGgcatttttactcatggtacaaacatacGTCATTAGGTTTACTCTAGAATGTCAAATTTCACAGATAAAATTTTGTTATTCAGCGAAATATTTTAGTAGTTGGAAACTTATGTCAAGAACGTTCTTGATCTTGAAAAGACTAAGAGAGTACACAGAATGACAGGGAAGAACACAGGAAGCTTAAACACATCTACACTCAACTGAGCGCAGTCTCAGActtaatttctatttcttatccTTCTCTCTACAATCATTGACTCTTAAATAcagaaggaaaccctaaaaaaataaacctaGCTTATTACAGCCCTACACGTGATTGCATCTCACACGGTAGTAATTTCAAATTAAAGCATATAACGGTAAAAACAGGAAATGGTTAAATGATTTCTGAGGTTAAAGACAGGCAGTTAAAAGCTAAGGGCGACCCAACTTGGAGACATGACAATACCCTCTTCTTCAGACAATCTTTGTCCTCAAAGATTGAACTTAGGAAAATGAGATGTGACATTAGCAACATCCTCAGCATCCTCCCATGTTGCATCCTCTGGCGTGGTGTGGGACCATTGGATTAAGACTTGAATGACCATTAAACCTTATCGAAAATCCTGGTGAAAATTCAGAGCTGCAACAGGTTTGAGCACAATCTCACCTTCTGCATCAGTCGAGGGGAGTATAGGGGCAGTGGTAGCAGAcaacccaatctttttcttcaacTGTGAGACATGAAATACAGGATGTATTTTGGATGCAACAGGTAGAGACAATCTGTAAGCTACCTTACCAATTTTGTGTGTCACCTGAAAAGGTACATAGTAACGAGCTAAGAGTTTAAGATTGCTTCTGATTGGCATTGAGGATTGCCTGCAGGGTTGCAGCTTGAGAAATACATAGTCACCCACCTCAAAGAACCTATCAGTTCTCTTCTTGTCAGCaaaaatcttcatcatctcttgatTCTTGGATAATGTCTCTTTTAGGATATCTAGCATAGCTGATCTCTCCTTCAAGAAATCTTCAACAGCTGCTACTGAAGAAGTGACCTCCATAGGAAGAGCTATGTGGGGAGGAATATAACCATATAATGCAGTAAAAGAGGTCATCTTCAAACTTGAGTGGTAATTGGTGTTATACCACCACTCAGCAAGTGATAGCCATTTGCTCCAGTGCTTTGTACTGTGACCTGACATACATATTAAGTATCCTTCCAAGCAAGCATTACCCTTTCAGTTTGACCATCTGACTGTGGGTGGTAAGCAGTACTCATATGCAGCCTTGTTCCCAAAGATCTAAAAATTTCTTGCCAGAAACTACTAGTGAAAATCTTGTCTCTGTCAGAGACAATTGAATCTGGTGGTC from Papaver somniferum cultivar HN1 unplaced genomic scaffold, ASM357369v1 unplaced-scaffold_118, whole genome shotgun sequence includes these protein-coding regions:
- the LOC113330486 gene encoding uncharacterized protein LOC113330486, whose amino-acid sequence is MSGHSTKHWSKWLSLAEWWYNTNYHSSLKMTSFTALYGYIPPHIALPMEVTSSVAAVEDFLKERSAMLDILKETLSKNQEMMKIFADKKRTDRFFEVGDYVFLKLQPCRQSSMPIRSNLKLLARYYVPFQVTHKIGKVAYRLSLPVASKIHPVFHVSQLKKKIGLSATTAPILPSTDAEGEIVLKPVAALNFHQDFR